One Gloeobacter morelensis MG652769 DNA window includes the following coding sequences:
- a CDS encoding type II toxin-antitoxin system PemK/MazF family toxin, producing MTLAVGDIVIARFPEQDPQGHEQEGLRPAVVVGNPEVLGKPRFAITVVIPLTSYRAQSWVEASPALYPRLKAGEGSLPQESVALLEQIRALDRSRVVRYLGMLNPRQYKAIRSGLKRLLGG from the coding sequence ATGACGCTGGCCGTCGGCGACATCGTGATCGCCCGTTTCCCTGAGCAAGATCCGCAGGGGCATGAGCAAGAGGGGCTTCGTCCCGCTGTCGTTGTAGGCAACCCCGAGGTGCTTGGTAAACCGCGTTTCGCGATCACGGTGGTGATCCCACTTACCAGTTATCGCGCCCAGAGTTGGGTTGAAGCTTCACCGGCGCTCTATCCAAGGCTCAAAGCCGGAGAGGGATCGCTTCCACAGGAGTCGGTTGCCCTGCTCGAACAGATCCGGGCGCTGGATCGCTCGCGCGTGGTGCGATATCTGGGGATGCTCAATCCCAGGCAGTACAAAGCAATCCGCTCGGGTCTGAAGCGGCTGCTGGGTGGTTGA